One region of Citrus sinensis cultivar Valencia sweet orange chromosome 6, DVS_A1.0, whole genome shotgun sequence genomic DNA includes:
- the LOC102622580 gene encoding LRR receptor-like serine/threonine-protein kinase FLS2 isoform X2 has product MSLGMMIRFLLLRCFTLSFIIASANTTSITTDRDALLAFKAHITHDPTNFVAKNWSTSTSVCNWTGVTCDVYNHRVTALNISLFGLTGTIPSQLGNLSSLQSLNLSHNRLSGAIPSSIFSINSLQILDLSDNQLSGSFPSSISNMSSLTFIDFSSNTLSDQLSPNICNHFPNLESLLLKNNTFNGEIPSTLSNCRQLRKLYLSLNQFTGAIPKEIGKLTRLSVLSLRDNKFQGEIPQELGNLAKLEQLWLQSNFLNGTIPSSIFKFSFLLYLDLSNNSLRGTVPKEIGNVSHLKWLYLHYNRFLGAIPKEIGNLTKLLRLSLQDNKFQGEIPHELGNLAELETLSLQNNSLTGTIPSSIFKLSSLLYLDFSNNNLRGEIPHELGNLAELETLSLQNNSLTGTIPSSIFKLSSLLYLGFSNNSLRGEIPHELGNLAELETLSLQNNFLTGTIPSSIFKLSSLLYLDFSNNNLRGKLEGKVENLESLCYRWRNLKGNYFTGNGTIPKEIGNLTNLKELSLYNNRFKGEIPHEIGNLRDLEWLELSDNKLVGVVPATIFNLSTLKVFAVSNNSLSGSLQSSADVQLPNLEGIYLWGNNFSGTIPSFIFNASKLSTLALGDNSFFGFIPNTFGNLGNLRRFNIENNYLTSSTPELNFLSSLSNSKYLKVLELSYNPLNGILPRTSMGNLSHSLEKFVMINCNVGGAIPEEISNLTNLRMIGFSGNKLNGSIPITLGKLQKLQLLSFRDNKLEGSIPEDVCSLAELYQLHLGGNKLSRSIPTCIGNLTSLRTLSLGSNELISVIPSTLWNLEYIMNLNFSSNFLTGPLPLEIGNLKVLVGIDFSMNNFSGAIPTTIGGLAYLQYLLLGHNKLEGSIPNPIGDLISLEYLDLSNNNLSGPIPVSLEKLLYLKDLNLSFNNLEGEIPKGGSFGNFSAKSFEGNKLLCGSPNLQVPPCKTSIHHTSRKNALLLGIVLPLSIVSMIVVILLISRYRKRGKQLPNDANMPPVATWRRFSYLELFQATDGFSENNLIGRGSFGSVYKARIQDGMEVAVKVFHLQCGGVFKSFDVECEVMKSIRHRNLIKIISTCSNDDFKALVLEYMPHGSLEKCLYSSNCILDIFQRLNIMIDIAVALEYLHFGYSALVIHCDLKPSNVLLDDNMVAHLSDFGIAKLLTGEDQSKSQTQTLATIGYMAPEYGREGRVSTNGDVYSFGIMLMETFTKKKPTDKIFAGEMTLKYWVSNLLPISVMEIVDANLLSREDKHFAAKEQCVSFVFNLAMECTVESAEQRINAKEIVTRLLKIRDSLLICTRESKLN; this is encoded by the exons ATGTCTCTCGGGATGATGATCAGATTTCTCTTACTCCGTTGCTTTACTCTTTCCTTCATTATTGCATCAGCTAACACAACTAGTATTACCACAGACCGAGATGCTCTTCTTGCCTTCAAAGCTCATATAACTCATGATCCAACCAATTTCGTAGCTAAAAATTGGAGCACGAGTACTTCTGTCTGTAATTGGACAGGAGTGACTTGTGATGTCTATAACCATAGAGTCACAGCTTtgaatatttctctttttggcCTCACAGGCACCATCCCTTCCCAGCTTGGGAATCTATCTTCTCTGCAATCACTTAATCTCAGTCATAACCGACTTTCGGGTGCCATACCTTCCTCTATCTTCAGCATAAACTCACTACAAATACTTGATCTCAGTGATAACCAACTCTCTGGTTCTTTCCCTTCTTCCATCTCCAATATGTCTTCCTTaacttttattgatttttcaagCAATACACTATCGGACCAACTCTCACCCAATATTTGTAATCATTTTCCTAATTTGGAATCCCTGCTCCTGAAAAATAACACGTTTAACGGCGAAATACCATCCACTTTATCAAACTGCAGACAGCTGCGAAAGTTATATTTATCACTCAATCAGTTCACAGGAGCTATACCGAAAGAAATCGGCAAATTGACAAGGCTTTCGGTGTTATCTCTTCGAGATAACAAATTCCAAG GAGAAATTCCGCAGGAGCTAGGAAATCTTGCAAAATTGGAGCAGTTATGGctacaatcaaatttcttaaatggAACCATTCCTTCCTCaatcttcaaattttcttttctattgtATTTGGATTTGTCAAATAATAGCTTGAGAG GTACCGTACCAAAAGAAATCGGCAACGTTTCTCATCTAAAGTGGTTATATCTTCACTACAACAGGTTCTTAG GAGCTATACCAAAAGAAATTGGCAACTTGACCAAGCTTTTGAGGTTATCTCTTCAAGATAACAAATTCCAAG gTGAAATTCCACACGAGCTAGGAAACCTTGCAGAATTGGAGACGTTATCTCTACAAAATAATTCCTTAACTGGAACCATTCCCTCCTCAATCTTCAAACTTTCGTCTCTACTGTATTTGGATTTCTCAAACAATAACTTGAGAG gTGAAATTCCACACGAGCTAGGAAACCTTGCAGAATTGGAGACGTTATCTCTACAAAATAATTCCTTAACCGGAACCATTCCTTCCTCAATCTTCAAACTTTCGTCTCTATTGTATTTGGGTTTCTCAAACAATAGCTTGAGAG gTGAAATTCCACACGAGCTAGGAAACCTTGCAGAATTGGAGACGTTATctctacaaaataatttcttaactGGAACCATTCCTTCCTCAATCTTCAAACTTTCGTCTCTACTGTATTTGGATTTCTCAAACAATAACTTGAGAG GAAAACTTGAAGGAAAGGTAGAGAACTTGGAATCTCTATGTTACCGATGgagaaatttgaaaggaaattattttactGGAAACG GTACCATACCGAAAGAAATTGGTAACTTGACTAATCTTAAGGAGTTATCTCTTTACAATAACAGATTCAAAG GTGAGATACCACATGAAATCGGTAATCTCCGTGATTTGGAGTGGTTGGAGCTTTCTGATAACAAATTAGTTGGTGTTGTCCCAGCTACAATCTTCAATTTGTCAACACTCAAAGTATTTGCGGTTTCAAATAATTCTCTCTCGGGAAGTCTTCAATCAAGCGCAGATGTCCAACTTCCAAATCTTGAGGGGATTTACTTGTGGGGTAACAATTTTAGTGGCACAATTCCTAGTTTCATCTTCAATGCTTCTAAGCTCTCTACACTAGCCTTGGGAGATAACTCATTCTTCGGTTTTATTCCCAACACATTTGGCAACTTAGGAAACCTTCGGCGGTTTAATATagagaataattatttgaCGTCTTCAACTCCAGAATTGAACTTTCTATCCTCGTTGTCAAATAGCAAGTATTTAAAAGTTCTTGAGTTATCATATAATCCACTAAATGGCATTCTTCCAAGGACATCTATGGGTAATCTTTCACATTCTTTGGAAAAATTTGTCATGATCAATTGCAACGTTGGTGGCGCTATTCCTGAAGAGATTAGCAACTTAACCAACTTGAGAATGATTGGTTTTTCAGGCAATAAATTGAATGGATCAATTCCGATTACTCTCGGCAAATTACAAAAGCTTCAACTTTTGAGTTTTCGAGATAATAAATTGGAAGGATCTATCCCGGAAGATGTTTGTAGTTTGGCTGAACTGTATCAGTTGCACTTAGGTGGCAATAAGCTCTCTAGATCAATTCCTACATGCATTGGTAATCTGACTTCTCTAAGGACACTCTCGTTAGGttccaatgaattaatttctGTCATACCCTCAACTTTGTGGAACCTTGAGTACATCATGAACCTCAACTTTTCCTCAAATTTTTTGACTGGCCCACTACCATTAGAGATTGGAAATTTGAAGGTTTTGGTAGGAATAGATTTTTCgatgaataatttttcaggAGCTATCCCAACTACAATTGGAGGCCTAGCATATTTACAATATCTCCTCTTAGGACATAACAAATTGGAAGGCTCGATTCCTAATCCAATTGGTGATTTGATAAGCTTGGAATATTTGGATCTGTCCAATAATAATCTCTCTGGGCCTATTCCTGTGTCTTTAGAGAAACTCTTATATCTCAAAGATCTAAATCTTTCTTTCAACAATCTAGAAGGTGAAATTCCCAAGGGAGGATCTTTTGGAAACTTCTCGGCTAAATCATTTGAGGGAAACAAATTATTATGTGGTTCACCCAATCTACAAGTCCCACCATGTAAAACTAGCATCCACCATACATCAAGAAAAAATGCTCTTCTCCTAGGGATTGTCTTGCCATTGAGTATTGTGTCTATGATAGTAGTCATTTTGTTGATCTCTAGATATAGAAAGAGAGGAAAACAACTACCAAATGATGCTAATATGCCACCAGTGGCAACTTGGAGAAGGTTTTCATATCTAGAGCTTTTTCAAGCAACAGACGGATTTAGTGAAAACAATCTAATTGGTAGAGGAAGTTTTGGCTCTGTTTACAAAGCAAGAATTCAAGATGGGATGGAGGTTGCAGTAAAGGTTTTTCACCTGCAATGTGGAGGAGTATTTAAGAGTTTCGATGTTGAATGTGAGGTGATGAAAAGTATTCGCCATCGAAACcttatcaaaatcatcagtACTTGttcaaatgatgattttaaagCGTTGGTATTAGAATACATGCCTCATGGAAGTCTAGAAAAGTGTTTGTATTCGAGCAACTGCATTTtggatatttttcaaagattgaACATAATGATAGATATTGCAGTAGCTTTGGAATATCTGCACTTCGGTTATTCAGCTCTTGTAATTCATTGTGACTTAAAGCCTAGCAATGTATTGTTAGATGATAATATGGTTGCCCATTTGAGTGATTTTGGCATTGCAAAGCTCTTAACCGGAGAAGATCAATCTAAGAGTCAAACACAAACACTTGCCACAATAGGTTATATGGCACCAG AGTATGGAAGAGAAGGACGAGTATCCACAAATGGGGATGTTTACAGCTTTGGAATTATGTTAATGGAAACATTTACAAAGAAGAAACCTACTGATAAAATTTTTGCTGGAGAAATGACGTTAAAGTATTGGGTTAGTAATTTGTTACCCATTTCAGTCATGGAAATTGTCGATGCAAATCTACTAAGTCGGGAGGACAAACATTTTGCCGCCAAAGAACAATGTGTGTCGTTTGTCTTCAATTTGGCTATGGAGTGCACTGTAGAATCAGCAGAGCAGAGAATCAATGCAAAAGAAATTGTAACaagacttttaaaaattagagactcTTTGCTTATCTGTACAAGagaatcaaaattgaattga
- the LOC102622580 gene encoding receptor kinase-like protein Xa21 isoform X7 codes for MSLGMMIRFLLLRCFTLSFIIASANTTSITTDRDALLAFKAHITHDPTNFVAKNWSTSTSVCNWTGVTCDVYNHRVTALNISLFGLTGTIPSQLGNLSSLQSLNLSHNRLSGAIPSSIFSINSLQILDLSDNQLSGSFPSSISNMSSLTFIDFSSNTLSDQLSPNICNHFPNLESLLLKNNTFNGEIPSTLSNCRQLRKLYLSLNQFTGAIPKEIGKLTRLSVLSLRDNKFQGEIPQELGNLAKLEQLWLQSNFLNGTIPSSIFKFSFLLYLDLSNNSLRGTVPKEIGNVSHLKWLYLHYNRFLGAIPKEIGNLTKLLRLSLQDNKFQGEIPHELGNLAELETLSLQNNSLTGTIPSSIFKLSSLLYLDFSNNNLRGEIPHELGNLAELETLSLQNNSLTGTIPSSIFKLSSLLYLGFSNNSLRGEIPHELGNLAELETLSLQNNFLTGTIPSSIFKLSSLLYLDFSNNNLRGTIPKEIGNFTKLKELILSNNRLEGEIPHEIGNLRDLEWLELSDNKLVGVVPATIFNLSTLKVFAVSNNSLSGSLQSSADVQLPNLEGIYLWGNNFSGTIPSFIFNASKLSTLALGDNSFFGFIPNTFGNLGNLRRFNIENNYLTSSTPELNFLSSLSNSKYLKVLELSYNPLNGILPRTSMGNLSHSLEKFVMINCNVGGAIPEEISNLTNLRMIGFSGNKLNGSIPITLGKLQKLQLLSFRDNKLEGSIPEDVCSLAELYQLHLGGNKLSRSIPTCIGNLTSLRTLSLGSNELISVIPSTLWNLEYIMNLNFSSNFLTGPLPLEIGNLKVLVGIDFSMNNFSGAIPTTIGGLAYLQYLLLGHNKLEGSIPNPIGDLISLEYLDLSNNNLSGPIPVSLEKLLYLKDLNLSFNNLEGEIPKGGSFGNFSAKSFEGNKLLCGSPNLQVPPCKTSIHHTSRKNALLLGIVLPLSIVSMIVVILLISRYRKRGKQLPNDANMPPVATWRRFSYLELFQATDGFSENNLIGRGSFGSVYKARIQDGMEVAVKVFHLQCGGVFKSFDVECEVMKSIRHRNLIKIISTCSNDDFKALVLEYMPHGSLEKCLYSSNCILDIFQRLNIMIDIAVALEYLHFGYSALVIHCDLKPSNVLLDDNMVAHLSDFGIAKLLTGEDQSKSQTQTLATIGYMAPEYGREGRVSTNGDVYSFGIMLMETFTKKKPTDKIFAGEMTLKYWVSNLLPISVMEIVDANLLSREDKHFAAKEQCVSFVFNLAMECTVESAEQRINAKEIVTRLLKIRDSLLICTRESKLN; via the exons ATGTCTCTCGGGATGATGATCAGATTTCTCTTACTCCGTTGCTTTACTCTTTCCTTCATTATTGCATCAGCTAACACAACTAGTATTACCACAGACCGAGATGCTCTTCTTGCCTTCAAAGCTCATATAACTCATGATCCAACCAATTTCGTAGCTAAAAATTGGAGCACGAGTACTTCTGTCTGTAATTGGACAGGAGTGACTTGTGATGTCTATAACCATAGAGTCACAGCTTtgaatatttctctttttggcCTCACAGGCACCATCCCTTCCCAGCTTGGGAATCTATCTTCTCTGCAATCACTTAATCTCAGTCATAACCGACTTTCGGGTGCCATACCTTCCTCTATCTTCAGCATAAACTCACTACAAATACTTGATCTCAGTGATAACCAACTCTCTGGTTCTTTCCCTTCTTCCATCTCCAATATGTCTTCCTTaacttttattgatttttcaagCAATACACTATCGGACCAACTCTCACCCAATATTTGTAATCATTTTCCTAATTTGGAATCCCTGCTCCTGAAAAATAACACGTTTAACGGCGAAATACCATCCACTTTATCAAACTGCAGACAGCTGCGAAAGTTATATTTATCACTCAATCAGTTCACAGGAGCTATACCGAAAGAAATCGGCAAATTGACAAGGCTTTCGGTGTTATCTCTTCGAGATAACAAATTCCAAG GAGAAATTCCGCAGGAGCTAGGAAATCTTGCAAAATTGGAGCAGTTATGGctacaatcaaatttcttaaatggAACCATTCCTTCCTCaatcttcaaattttcttttctattgtATTTGGATTTGTCAAATAATAGCTTGAGAG GTACCGTACCAAAAGAAATCGGCAACGTTTCTCATCTAAAGTGGTTATATCTTCACTACAACAGGTTCTTAG GAGCTATACCAAAAGAAATTGGCAACTTGACCAAGCTTTTGAGGTTATCTCTTCAAGATAACAAATTCCAAG gTGAAATTCCACACGAGCTAGGAAACCTTGCAGAATTGGAGACGTTATCTCTACAAAATAATTCCTTAACTGGAACCATTCCCTCCTCAATCTTCAAACTTTCGTCTCTACTGTATTTGGATTTCTCAAACAATAACTTGAGAG gTGAAATTCCACACGAGCTAGGAAACCTTGCAGAATTGGAGACGTTATCTCTACAAAATAATTCCTTAACCGGAACCATTCCTTCCTCAATCTTCAAACTTTCGTCTCTATTGTATTTGGGTTTCTCAAACAATAGCTTGAGAG gTGAAATTCCACACGAGCTAGGAAACCTTGCAGAATTGGAGACGTTATctctacaaaataatttcttaactGGAACCATTCCTTCCTCAATCTTCAAACTTTCGTCTCTACTGTATTTGGATTTCTCAAACAATAACTTGAGAG GCACCATACCAAAAGAAATTGGCAACTTTACTAAGCTTAAGGAGTTAATTCTTTCCAATAACAGACTTGAAG GTGAGATACCACATGAAATCGGTAATCTCCGTGATTTGGAGTGGTTGGAGCTTTCTGATAACAAATTAGTTGGTGTTGTCCCAGCTACAATCTTCAATTTGTCAACACTCAAAGTATTTGCGGTTTCAAATAATTCTCTCTCGGGAAGTCTTCAATCAAGCGCAGATGTCCAACTTCCAAATCTTGAGGGGATTTACTTGTGGGGTAACAATTTTAGTGGCACAATTCCTAGTTTCATCTTCAATGCTTCTAAGCTCTCTACACTAGCCTTGGGAGATAACTCATTCTTCGGTTTTATTCCCAACACATTTGGCAACTTAGGAAACCTTCGGCGGTTTAATATagagaataattatttgaCGTCTTCAACTCCAGAATTGAACTTTCTATCCTCGTTGTCAAATAGCAAGTATTTAAAAGTTCTTGAGTTATCATATAATCCACTAAATGGCATTCTTCCAAGGACATCTATGGGTAATCTTTCACATTCTTTGGAAAAATTTGTCATGATCAATTGCAACGTTGGTGGCGCTATTCCTGAAGAGATTAGCAACTTAACCAACTTGAGAATGATTGGTTTTTCAGGCAATAAATTGAATGGATCAATTCCGATTACTCTCGGCAAATTACAAAAGCTTCAACTTTTGAGTTTTCGAGATAATAAATTGGAAGGATCTATCCCGGAAGATGTTTGTAGTTTGGCTGAACTGTATCAGTTGCACTTAGGTGGCAATAAGCTCTCTAGATCAATTCCTACATGCATTGGTAATCTGACTTCTCTAAGGACACTCTCGTTAGGttccaatgaattaatttctGTCATACCCTCAACTTTGTGGAACCTTGAGTACATCATGAACCTCAACTTTTCCTCAAATTTTTTGACTGGCCCACTACCATTAGAGATTGGAAATTTGAAGGTTTTGGTAGGAATAGATTTTTCgatgaataatttttcaggAGCTATCCCAACTACAATTGGAGGCCTAGCATATTTACAATATCTCCTCTTAGGACATAACAAATTGGAAGGCTCGATTCCTAATCCAATTGGTGATTTGATAAGCTTGGAATATTTGGATCTGTCCAATAATAATCTCTCTGGGCCTATTCCTGTGTCTTTAGAGAAACTCTTATATCTCAAAGATCTAAATCTTTCTTTCAACAATCTAGAAGGTGAAATTCCCAAGGGAGGATCTTTTGGAAACTTCTCGGCTAAATCATTTGAGGGAAACAAATTATTATGTGGTTCACCCAATCTACAAGTCCCACCATGTAAAACTAGCATCCACCATACATCAAGAAAAAATGCTCTTCTCCTAGGGATTGTCTTGCCATTGAGTATTGTGTCTATGATAGTAGTCATTTTGTTGATCTCTAGATATAGAAAGAGAGGAAAACAACTACCAAATGATGCTAATATGCCACCAGTGGCAACTTGGAGAAGGTTTTCATATCTAGAGCTTTTTCAAGCAACAGACGGATTTAGTGAAAACAATCTAATTGGTAGAGGAAGTTTTGGCTCTGTTTACAAAGCAAGAATTCAAGATGGGATGGAGGTTGCAGTAAAGGTTTTTCACCTGCAATGTGGAGGAGTATTTAAGAGTTTCGATGTTGAATGTGAGGTGATGAAAAGTATTCGCCATCGAAACcttatcaaaatcatcagtACTTGttcaaatgatgattttaaagCGTTGGTATTAGAATACATGCCTCATGGAAGTCTAGAAAAGTGTTTGTATTCGAGCAACTGCATTTtggatatttttcaaagattgaACATAATGATAGATATTGCAGTAGCTTTGGAATATCTGCACTTCGGTTATTCAGCTCTTGTAATTCATTGTGACTTAAAGCCTAGCAATGTATTGTTAGATGATAATATGGTTGCCCATTTGAGTGATTTTGGCATTGCAAAGCTCTTAACCGGAGAAGATCAATCTAAGAGTCAAACACAAACACTTGCCACAATAGGTTATATGGCACCAG AGTATGGAAGAGAAGGACGAGTATCCACAAATGGGGATGTTTACAGCTTTGGAATTATGTTAATGGAAACATTTACAAAGAAGAAACCTACTGATAAAATTTTTGCTGGAGAAATGACGTTAAAGTATTGGGTTAGTAATTTGTTACCCATTTCAGTCATGGAAATTGTCGATGCAAATCTACTAAGTCGGGAGGACAAACATTTTGCCGCCAAAGAACAATGTGTGTCGTTTGTCTTCAATTTGGCTATGGAGTGCACTGTAGAATCAGCAGAGCAGAGAATCAATGCAAAAGAAATTGTAACaagacttttaaaaattagagactcTTTGCTTATCTGTACAAGagaatcaaaattgaattga